The Carassius carassius chromosome 28, fCarCar2.1, whole genome shotgun sequence region TAGTATCACAGCTAGGCTTTTCACACAGCTCGGGCTATGAGTTTGCATCATGTGTTCAAAGCGAATGATTGGCATACACAGTCAAGTTTTATTACAGAAgattttgttatttataattatttaaaatagaatatatattgGCTGACATTTAGTATTTAAATTAAACCTTTATCATCACTTAATGcttgcttaatttttaaatgtacttataatttattaatactgttacatgtaatatttagaagtcttaaaattaatgttttttttatactgtgatgttgtgatgcctaaattcccTTGTAGCATGACTgatttttggttttcatttttaatatatttagtaggACTGATAAGCGATtacaatttttaatctaattacatgatgtggtgatttaatcaaattaaagacatcaaatttggagaaattccacaaaatataatttaaagtcattgttgtgtaaagcatcaggcattacaaaaagtaggttcagcaataaatatttagtttgataaaatttattacatagcctactcttttggactatgtgaaaattgtcatttttggttgggtgaactataactttaataatttattttcttaattttattgttattaatatgaaaatatgaaataatttctttaatgaaattataataactctaaataaactaaaactgccagtaggtggagGTAAATGTCTTGATGATTAAGTCAtcgattcatttattcattcgttcgattagttcaaatggctgattcattcaggagtgaagtaaagggtTCTTTCTGAATggttgaatcattaggcttgttcgacctgaagcggatcatcaccatcagaccgatcagtgtgtgacatcaaagaactgCAAGAGCTTAAAGAGCAGATGACtctttgtgcttttgaatcgccaaatggttcaccaaattccttcaaaacgtggattacgaaatgaaatgccgctgtgggTTGCAATAAAGGTATAcaataaagtattataatgattgcttttatattattagaaatagaaaggcaaacataatTATTTCTCGTTTACCTTCAgcatatacacatttatttaaaaaaaatttttttaatgtttattaaacatttaatttcacaaactttGCAGACTTATTTGGATCTAGCTGTGAGATCTCGTAaagtatgcatttatatattgcataatatataataatttacaaaaaactaCATCGgttgtcaaaaaaacaatatcggtcaACCACTCAAATACACTTTATGTCAGTTTCGATTTTGTTTCAGGACTAAAAGCTTCAAAGTATTGTTCGACATGTTAAGATGTCTTCTCTTTCTATCTCAGCAGGCCAATGAAGCCCTCCACCACCAGCACCAGAACAGCCTGCTGCCACTGCTCAACTCTGAGCCGCAGGATCAAAAGCCTGTTCTTCCCATCCTGCTCGACCAGAAACCCCCAGTCAGTGCGGCTGACCTCCTCAAAGACAACATGGGCAGTGGGACAGGCGGAGGGggaggaggtggtggtggcgGTGGAGGTCAGGTAGTAATAAAGAAGGAACCCAAGTCAAAGACACCCTTCATATGTGGCTACTGCAGCAAGGCCTTTCGGGACAGTTACCACCTCCGGCGACATGAGTCCTGTCACACGGGCATTAAGATGGTGTCACGGCCCAAGAAGACAACCACAGCGCCCACCATGGTGCCTCTCATTTCCACTGTGCCACGCGACAACAACGGCAACCCCTCCTATGTCTCCACAGTGGCGGGCATCCTCACCACTGTCACCACCTCTGCACCTACAGCCGCGGGCGTGATGTCGGTCCTGCCTCAGCAGCAGCCGGCCGTACCCAAGAAACCCCCCAAACCGGTGAAGAAGAACCATGGCTGCGAGATGTGCGGCAAGGCCTTCCGTGACGTCTATCACCTCAACCGCCACAAGCTCTCACACTCGGATGAGAAGCCCTTTGAATGCCCCATATGTCACCAGCGTTTTAAGAGGAAGGACCGCATGACCTACCATGTGCGCTCGCACGACGGTGGCGTGCACAAGCCGTATATCTGCTCTGTTTGTGGGAAAGGCTTCTCTCGGTATGTGCAGCaattcttatttttgttttttaatagaaGAAACCAATTTGTCTCACTTATTtatgtagcgctttaaacaatatataatgtTTCAAAGTAATAAGCAGGAAAATAACAGAAGCAATGATGAAAACTTCTTTAAAGAAAAGACGAATGCAAATTCTACTGTAAAGCATCTGTAAATAAGACAGGTTATTTATcctgaaatcatttaattttctttttacaaGCATCCACAAGCTTTCATGACTGCGGTTGCCAGGTGTCAAAAGTTTGAATTCCCCAATCACAGCTTTTCTCTTACATGAATACATTTTCTGCATAGTGCCATCATTCAGTGCAGTTCAAGTTTTGCTCTCATCCATGTAAAGCGACgccattttttattgtttatgatTTCATCTCCAACAGACCAGATCATCTTAGCTGTCATGTCAAGCACGTACACTCCACAGAACGACCCTTTAAATGCCAAGTTACGGTAAGACTGCGCATGCCCCTCGCTCTCCTGGTCTGTGGCATTCTGTCCACACACTGATTTGTTTCTGCGTCACTGCAGGCCTGCACATCCGCCTTCGCCACCAAAGACCGTCTACGTTCACACATGATACGGCATGAAGGCAAAGTCACCTGCAACATTTGCGGGAAGATGCTGAGTGCCGCCTACATCACCAGCCACCTGAAGACCCACGGCCAGGCCGGCTTCACCTCCCCCTGTAACAAAGGTATGTCAGTTCTCCAACAGTTCTCCAACTTTCACACTTGAGCCAAATAAATTAGTGCTTTCTGACTGTTTGCCACCTGTGTGATTTGATGTGGCCATTACAAAATGGAATTGTCCTTTTTTATTCACTTTTCATTATATTAGGTGCTAAAGGGTATTTTCCCAAAAATGTAAGCTGTGTACTATTAcggctgcacgattaattgaaATGGAATCGAAATCGTAATTCAACAGAAGTTGTGATTTTCATGTGTATCATTCAGAGAAacacggttctgtgatcagcactAAATCTTCATCCAAAGGCCAGATGGCGCTCTTGtgctgaaaatataaatatgatgcAAAAAAGAAACCCAGGAAATCACTGCAGAAAATCCATGCAGCTGAATAAAGAGGAGATTTAACTGCTATCATTGATTCaacatgactaataaacacacgactatgacaatatatggtttatctgagttggaaagaacacaaacaaagccttattttgtttatataaagtgcaatattagtatattattatagttatatttcaatttcacaaataaatgtgcagcattttgtaaaagcaataataaaaggacatatttaatttataatttatcttaaatctcattttgtttaaaaaaaaaaatctttaaatcaaTCTTTTAATCAAAATCAAATCGTTAAATCAAATTGAAtggaatcgtgagttgagtgaatcgttacatccctattattttatattaaaataaagtatatttataatgcagtgccgttatcactgcttagaatactatgaaatatgttatgtgccttattctgtgtaataaGTCACATATTGGATATTCAATTATTTCACTAGTCCCATCACATTATGCATTTCAAAACTACTACAATTAATTTactagaaatatttatatttttcataaaatgttcaattagataacaacaaaaaaaagtttacaatgaAAATTTTAACTTTTCCTTTAGGAACGTTTTTCATTTAACACTGTATATTTATAATTCTTAAGAAACATTGGTCTTtaacaatgtattatatttactagaagtatttataaaaatacattttgacaaaaaaaaaatagatggtaTGTAatgcaaaacattgttttttttttaggttttactgATATTTTCAAGACAATCAAAAGTAATGTTTGACAATTTAGCCAGTTTAAAAAAATGGATGATGGTGACAAATTTGCAACAGCAGTGTGGAATATATTGCAGTAAAccgaatgtaaaaataaatgtataagatCAATAGGTTTAAAATAATCAGTGGCAATACAGCTACTCTCCTGAAACTCTCACACTAACCATTGGTCATCTTTATTAATGAACCATGCTTTGTCTTGCCCACAGTGTAACCCTAGAAATCACCCCAGTGTTTTATTCATTcgtaacttttttttactttttccggTCAGACTCTAACAACGTGTGCAACTCTGCCCCAGTCACATCAGTCACTGCTTCAACTGCGTCCAACACTACAGCCATGAACCGCGGCATCGCCAGCAACCCTGTTACCATCGCCGCCCAGATGAACATCACCACCAACACGGTCAACATCACCTCCCCCATCAGCCTTCAGCATCCAGTCACCATCACTGCTCCCGTCAACATCGCCTCGGTCAACATCCCAGCTACGGCGCCCATGAACATCGCCCATCCTGTCGCCATAACCTCGCCCATGTCAATGAACATCACCGGTCCACTCAACATCGCCATGAGGCCAATGGAAAGCATGTCTTTCCTCTCGCAGGTCCTGCCTTCTTCTCCTCCCTGGTAGAACCCAACGCCCCACCCGCCTTCTCCTAGTAAACCTCATGTCTCCCGTTTTAGTCTTCCTCTCCAGctgtgagggggaaaaaaagagtcTGGAGGAATGGCGAGTATAGGAAAATGACAGTCCGCAGCGGCAAGGAATCATGCAGATGTTAGCTGGCACTTTGCATCTCCTTCGCTCGGCTGAGAGATTGTCTAGAGTTTAGTGATGGACAGAAAAAATAGCTATTGCATGGAGTGGAAGACTGACATGCTGTATGTTTGGTGATTTCACTTTTCTAGTGCCAGAAAATCCTTGCCAGTCGGCTGTTTGAAGCGGAGCGCTTCATTGTTAGTGTTAACGGTTTAAGGACTTTGGCAAATATTAACTGTgaggattttatttttgttacg contains the following coding sequences:
- the LOC132107860 gene encoding vascular endothelial zinc finger 1-like isoform X1; protein product: METSWSSFLFQQANEALHHQHQNSLLPLLNSEPQDQKPVLPILLDQKPPVSAADLLKDNMGSGTGGGGGGGGGGGGQVVIKKEPKSKTPFICGYCSKAFRDSYHLRRHESCHTGIKMVSRPKKTTTAPTMVPLISTVPRDNNGNPSYVSTVAGILTTVTTSAPTAAGVMSVLPQQQPAVPKKPPKPVKKNHGCEMCGKAFRDVYHLNRHKLSHSDEKPFECPICHQRFKRKDRMTYHVRSHDGGVHKPYICSVCGKGFSRPDHLSCHVKHVHSTERPFKCQVTACTSAFATKDRLRSHMIRHEGKVTCNICGKMLSAAYITSHLKTHGQAGFTSPCNKDSNNVCNSAPVTSVTASTASNTTAMNRGIASNPVTIAAQMNITTNTVNITSPISLQHPVTITAPVNIASVNIPATAPMNIAHPVAITSPMSMNITGPLNIAMRPMESMSFLSQVLPSSPPW
- the LOC132107860 gene encoding vascular endothelial zinc finger 1-like isoform X2; this translates as METSWSSFLFQANEALHHQHQNSLLPLLNSEPQDQKPVLPILLDQKPPVSAADLLKDNMGSGTGGGGGGGGGGGGQVVIKKEPKSKTPFICGYCSKAFRDSYHLRRHESCHTGIKMVSRPKKTTTAPTMVPLISTVPRDNNGNPSYVSTVAGILTTVTTSAPTAAGVMSVLPQQQPAVPKKPPKPVKKNHGCEMCGKAFRDVYHLNRHKLSHSDEKPFECPICHQRFKRKDRMTYHVRSHDGGVHKPYICSVCGKGFSRPDHLSCHVKHVHSTERPFKCQVTACTSAFATKDRLRSHMIRHEGKVTCNICGKMLSAAYITSHLKTHGQAGFTSPCNKDSNNVCNSAPVTSVTASTASNTTAMNRGIASNPVTIAAQMNITTNTVNITSPISLQHPVTITAPVNIASVNIPATAPMNIAHPVAITSPMSMNITGPLNIAMRPMESMSFLSQVLPSSPPW